A genome region from Myroides fluvii includes the following:
- the putP gene encoding sodium/proline symporter PutP, producing the protein MQINPTLFTFSFYLLLILGIGILAYRKTKNFSDYILGGRSLGPLVTALSAGASDMSGWLLMGLPGSIFKSGLAQSWIAIGLLIGAYFNWRLVAGRLRVHTEISNNALTLPDFFLHRFGDDGKLVKTIAALAILLFFTLYCSSGMVAGAQLFTAIFHLSYFQALLLSALATITYTFIGGFLAVSWSDTIQATLMLFALILTPIMIILSLGGWDEVNAQIQLAVQTHQIAYSNIIHNISLITIISAVAWGLGYFGQPHILARFMAADSAKTMRNARRIGMTWMFLCLLGAVAIGYVGISYFQAHPDQAAGVNKNNEMIFIELIHYLFNPWVIGILLSAILAAVMSTLSAQLLMASSTLTQDFYHSYLRRSASQRELVWMSRLAVLLISFIAIGIALDENNSILGLVSRAWAGFGAAFGPLILFTLFWKKTTGKAALIGITVGGLTVIFWPVFQEQVLHGVIFGYREPLYEIIPGFIFSSISIWLCSHFGRPVSKHTKVAFDTANVLYRKEK; encoded by the coding sequence ATGCAAATCAATCCAACCTTATTTACCTTTTCATTCTATCTCTTACTCATTCTGGGGATTGGTATTCTTGCCTATCGCAAGACGAAAAACTTTTCTGATTACATTCTTGGTGGGCGCAGTTTAGGGCCTTTAGTAACGGCTTTGTCAGCAGGTGCTTCCGATATGTCGGGCTGGCTATTAATGGGGTTGCCAGGCAGTATTTTCAAATCGGGTTTAGCGCAAAGCTGGATTGCAATTGGCTTACTCATTGGTGCTTATTTTAATTGGCGTCTCGTGGCTGGGCGATTACGCGTACATACCGAAATAAGTAACAACGCCTTGACACTTCCTGATTTTTTCCTCCATCGATTTGGGGATGATGGCAAACTAGTCAAGACAATAGCCGCACTTGCAATCCTCTTATTTTTTACGTTGTACTGTTCCTCTGGGATGGTGGCTGGCGCACAATTGTTCACAGCAATCTTTCATCTTTCTTATTTCCAAGCGCTACTGCTTAGTGCCTTGGCAACGATTACCTATACTTTTATTGGGGGATTTTTAGCGGTCAGTTGGAGTGATACTATACAAGCGACCTTGATGTTATTTGCTTTGATTTTGACTCCAATCATGATTATCCTCTCCCTTGGAGGGTGGGACGAAGTCAATGCACAGATACAATTAGCCGTTCAAACGCATCAAATCGCGTATTCCAATATCATCCACAACATCAGCCTCATTACAATTATCAGTGCTGTAGCCTGGGGTTTGGGTTATTTTGGTCAACCCCATATTTTAGCTCGATTTATGGCGGCAGATAGTGCAAAGACGATGCGAAATGCCCGTCGTATCGGTATGACATGGATGTTTTTGTGTTTACTCGGAGCCGTTGCGATTGGTTATGTTGGAATTAGCTATTTTCAAGCCCATCCTGATCAAGCGGCCGGAGTAAACAAAAACAACGAAATGATTTTTATAGAATTAATTCACTATTTATTCAATCCCTGGGTGATTGGCATTCTCTTATCCGCTATACTCGCTGCTGTAATGAGTACGTTAAGTGCACAACTTTTGATGGCTTCCAGCACCTTAACACAAGATTTCTATCACTCTTACCTTCGACGTTCAGCATCTCAAAGAGAATTAGTCTGGATGAGTCGTTTGGCCGTTTTATTGATTTCTTTCATTGCCATCGGTATTGCGCTTGATGAGAACAACAGTATTTTAGGTTTAGTTTCCCGTGCTTGGGCGGGTTTTGGTGCTGCTTTTGGCCCGCTCATCCTCTTTACTTTATTTTGGAAAAAAACAACAGGAAAAGCTGCACTTATAGGAATCACCGTAGGGGGACTCACCGTGATCTTTTGGCCCGTCTTTCAAGAACAGGTACTACATGGCGTTATTTTTGGTTATCGCGAACCCTTGTATGAGATTATCCCTGGTTTTATTTTTAGCTCAATAAGTATTTGGCTATGCTCTCACTTTGGTCGTCCAGTATCAAAACACACAAAAGTAGCCTTCGATACGGCTAATGTTTTATATCGCAAAGAAAAGTAG
- a CDS encoding DEAD/DEAH box helicase, which produces MNQAAILKKMEIATLNEMQLQTLQTAQTKNNIVLLSPTGSGKTLAFLLPLVQRLNPAVKGVQAVILVPTRELALQIETVFKKMGTAFKINACYGGHSTRTELNNLASPPAVLVGTPGRVAFHVEENSFDTGMVHSYVVDEFDKALEMGFQDDMDYIINSFDRLEFRMLTSATALKRIPDFTGIENPTNLKFLQTAEIKPKLTFSKVVCPAEEKLEAVIQLIGKIGKDTILIFCNHRDAVARISETLTNKGVANGAFHGGLLQEERERALMKFRNRSCHILISTDLAARGLDIPEIGHVIHYQIPEKEDAFIHRNGRTARMKATGKAYVMVTNEESYSFIDPAMPIEELKGTYAIDNRTDFKTIYISAGKKDKVNKVDIVGYLIKTGGLQKEDIGLIDVRDTQAFVAVRTAKIKPLLQALENTRLKNKKVKIAVAKD; this is translated from the coding sequence ATGAATCAAGCAGCTATCCTTAAAAAAATGGAAATTGCAACCTTAAATGAGATGCAACTTCAAACTCTTCAAACCGCACAAACAAAAAATAATATTGTTTTATTGTCCCCTACAGGATCGGGTAAAACATTAGCTTTCTTATTGCCTTTGGTGCAGCGATTGAATCCTGCAGTAAAAGGGGTACAAGCCGTTATTCTCGTGCCTACACGTGAATTGGCACTACAGATTGAAACGGTGTTTAAGAAGATGGGAACGGCTTTTAAAATCAATGCGTGTTATGGTGGGCATTCCACGCGCACAGAATTGAATAACTTAGCTTCTCCACCTGCTGTATTGGTTGGAACTCCTGGAAGAGTGGCTTTTCATGTGGAAGAAAATTCATTTGATACGGGAATGGTACACAGCTATGTTGTTGATGAATTTGATAAAGCACTAGAAATGGGATTTCAAGACGATATGGATTACATTATTAATTCATTCGATCGACTTGAATTTCGCATGCTGACTTCGGCTACCGCATTGAAAAGAATACCTGATTTTACAGGGATTGAAAACCCTACTAACCTCAAATTCTTACAAACAGCAGAAATTAAACCCAAGTTGACCTTCAGCAAGGTGGTTTGTCCTGCAGAAGAAAAACTTGAAGCTGTGATTCAACTGATTGGAAAAATAGGAAAGGATACGATTTTAATTTTCTGTAATCACCGAGATGCAGTAGCGCGTATCAGTGAGACGTTGACAAACAAAGGCGTAGCGAATGGTGCTTTTCACGGTGGATTATTGCAAGAAGAGCGCGAACGTGCCTTAATGAAATTCAGAAATAGAAGTTGTCATATTCTAATTTCAACGGATTTGGCCGCACGTGGATTGGATATTCCCGAAATTGGCCATGTAATTCACTATCAAATTCCAGAAAAAGAAGATGCCTTTATTCATCGAAATGGACGTACAGCGCGTATGAAAGCTACGGGAAAAGCCTATGTCATGGTGACCAATGAAGAATCATACAGCTTTATTGATCCTGCGATGCCGATTGAAGAATTAAAGGGCACCTATGCCATTGATAATCGTACGGACTTTAAAACGATTTATATCAGTGCAGGAAAAAAAGACAAAGTCAACAAAGTAGATATTGTGGGGTACTTAATTAAAACAGGTGGACTGCAAAAAGAAGATATCGGATTGATTGATGTACGCGATACCCAAGCCTTTGTTGCCGTGCGAACAGCTAAAATTAAACCCTTATTACAAGCATTAGAAAATACAAGGTTGAAGAATAAGAAAGTAAAAATTGCTGTAGCAAAAGATTAA